In Pseudomonas saudiphocaensis, one DNA window encodes the following:
- the pdxB gene encoding 4-phosphoerythronate dehydrogenase PdxB: protein MRILADENIPLVEAFFAEHAEIRRMPGRKINRAALEGVDVLLVRSVTRVDRELLQDSKVRFVGTCTIGTDHLDLDYFSEAGIAWASAPGCNARGVVDYVLGCLLALADGEGVELAGRRYGVVGAGEVGGRLVDVLRGLGWEVRVCDPLRQAREVGDFVSLDEIVETCDVISLHTPLTLDGEHATFHLFDQTRLEQLRPGSWLINASRGAVVDNAALREQLARRPDIQAVLDVWEGEPQVDVALAELCWVATPHIAGYSLDGKLRGTAQIYQAFCAGQGLEPTVELADLMPVAPLRSLSFADTATPEDVLTTLCRAVYDPRRDDAAFRRSLGGDEEQRRSGFDQLRKHYPPRREVDGLEVDVAGQASLEQVARALGCQLKS, encoded by the coding sequence ATGCGCATTCTTGCCGACGAAAACATTCCACTGGTCGAAGCGTTTTTTGCCGAACACGCGGAGATCCGACGTATGCCCGGGCGGAAGATCAACAGGGCAGCACTTGAGGGAGTAGATGTGTTGCTGGTGCGCTCGGTCACGCGGGTTGATCGTGAGCTTTTGCAGGACAGCAAGGTACGTTTCGTTGGCACCTGCACCATCGGTACCGACCATCTGGATCTGGATTATTTCTCGGAAGCAGGTATCGCCTGGGCCAGCGCGCCTGGCTGCAATGCGCGTGGCGTGGTTGATTATGTGCTGGGCTGTTTGTTGGCCCTGGCTGACGGCGAGGGCGTCGAGCTGGCTGGCCGACGTTATGGCGTGGTTGGCGCCGGCGAAGTTGGCGGGCGGCTGGTGGATGTTCTGCGTGGCCTGGGTTGGGAGGTGCGGGTCTGTGATCCGCTGCGTCAGGCGCGCGAGGTTGGCGACTTCGTGAGCCTAGACGAAATCGTGGAAACCTGCGATGTGATCAGCCTGCACACGCCGCTGACACTGGATGGCGAACATGCCACCTTCCATCTCTTCGACCAGACCCGCCTGGAGCAACTGCGCCCAGGCAGTTGGCTGATCAACGCCAGTCGCGGTGCTGTGGTGGACAACGCCGCGCTGCGTGAACAGCTGGCGCGACGTCCCGATATCCAGGCTGTGCTGGACGTGTGGGAAGGCGAGCCGCAGGTCGATGTCGCGCTGGCCGAACTGTGCTGGGTTGCAACACCGCATATCGCCGGTTACAGCCTGGACGGCAAGCTGCGTGGTACTGCGCAGATCTATCAGGCGTTCTGTGCAGGTCAGGGGCTGGAGCCGACGGTGGAGCTGGCCGACCTGATGCCGGTTGCGCCCTTGCGCAGTCTTTCGTTCGCGGACACCGCTACCCCGGAGGACGTGCTCACCACCCTCTGCCGAGCGGTATACGACCCCCGGCGTGACGATGCAGCCTTCCGTCGGAGCTTGGGCGGAGACGAAGAGCAGCGCCGTTCCGGTTTCGATCAGCTGCGTAAACACTATCCGCCGCGCCGGGAAGTCGACGGGCTGGAAGTGGATGTGGCCGGGCAGGCATCGCTGGAGCAGGTCGCGCGCGCGCTGGGTTGCCAGCTCAAGAGCTGA
- a CDS encoding MATE family efflux transporter yields the protein MPAEPRLRRVRGELRALFAIALPMMIGQLANTAMGFVDTMMAGRVGPRDLAAVALGNSVWVPMLLLTSGVILATTPSVAKRFGAGEHERIGPVVRQALWMGLGIGTLSAILMWNAEPLLHLLKVETNLIEPSMGYLRAVACGFPAMAVYLVLRSYSDGLGHSRPSMVIGLLGLTLNIPLNYIFIFGKLGVPAMGGVGCGWATAVVMLFMALAMLFWVRRAECYQPSRLFERFDRPSWPELSHLLAVGVPIGIAVFAEASIFSVIALLIGALGATVVAGHQIALNFTSLVFMIPLSLGMAITVRIGQALGRNAPRDARFVAGLGIVTGLCFACFSAMAMLLFSEQIARIYTTDPAVIQVAAGLFFYAAIFQFSDVVQVTAAGALRGYQDTRMTMVFTLFAYWGIGLPLGYVLGLTDMFGAASGPVGLWQGLIAGLSCAALLLSIRLARSARKEIRRQAKPQTPTMPRSEPESR from the coding sequence ATGCCTGCTGAGCCAAGACTTAGACGGGTGCGCGGAGAGCTGCGCGCCCTCTTTGCCATTGCCTTGCCGATGATGATCGGGCAACTGGCCAATACCGCCATGGGATTTGTCGACACCATGATGGCCGGACGCGTCGGCCCTCGAGATCTGGCAGCCGTTGCCCTGGGCAACTCGGTGTGGGTACCGATGTTGCTGCTGACCAGCGGCGTGATTCTCGCAACCACACCAAGCGTCGCCAAACGCTTCGGCGCCGGCGAGCACGAACGGATCGGACCAGTGGTGCGCCAAGCGTTATGGATGGGTCTGGGTATTGGCACTCTGTCCGCCATCCTCATGTGGAATGCCGAGCCGCTGCTGCATCTGCTGAAGGTTGAAACCAACCTGATCGAACCCAGCATGGGCTATCTGCGCGCGGTAGCCTGCGGCTTCCCGGCCATGGCGGTGTATCTCGTACTGCGCAGCTATAGCGATGGCCTCGGTCATAGCCGGCCCAGCATGGTGATTGGCCTGCTCGGTCTGACGCTGAATATTCCGCTTAACTACATCTTTATCTTCGGCAAGCTGGGCGTGCCGGCGATGGGCGGTGTCGGCTGCGGCTGGGCGACCGCCGTGGTGATGCTGTTTATGGCATTGGCCATGCTGTTCTGGGTTCGTCGCGCCGAGTGTTACCAGCCAAGTCGACTCTTCGAGCGCTTCGACAGACCGTCCTGGCCGGAGCTTAGCCACCTGTTGGCAGTCGGCGTTCCGATCGGCATCGCGGTATTTGCCGAGGCCAGCATCTTTTCGGTGATCGCCCTACTGATTGGCGCGCTCGGTGCGACCGTGGTCGCCGGGCACCAGATCGCCCTCAACTTCACCTCACTGGTCTTCATGATCCCGCTGTCGCTGGGCATGGCAATCACCGTCCGCATCGGCCAGGCACTGGGTCGCAACGCGCCGCGTGATGCGCGTTTCGTTGCGGGACTGGGGATCGTCACCGGGCTGTGCTTCGCCTGTTTCTCAGCCATGGCCATGCTGCTTTTCAGCGAACAGATCGCGCGCATCTACACCACCGACCCGGCGGTTATCCAGGTCGCAGCGGGTCTGTTCTTCTATGCAGCGATATTCCAGTTCTCCGATGTCGTCCAAGTCACGGCAGCCGGCGCTTTGCGGGGTTATCAGGACACCCGCATGACGATGGTCTTTACCCTGTTTGCGTACTGGGGCATCGGCCTGCCACTGGGTTATGTGCTGGGGCTGACCGATATGTTCGGCGCCGCCAGCGGCCCAGTCGGGCTGTGGCAGGGTCTGATCGCCGGCCTGAGCTGCGCGGCGCTGCTGCTGAGCATTCGCCTGGCGCGAAGCGCTCGCAAGGAAATACGCCGCCAGGCTAAACCTCAAACGCCAACAATGCCGCGCTCAGAACCAGAAAGCCGCTGA
- a CDS encoding sulfite exporter TauE/SafE family protein, protein MDLLDAAFNIVLGLILGTLGGLFGIGGGLIAIPVLGVLFGLDQQLAQGTALVMVVPNVLLAIRRYHQRNRINFHHAAALGISSFCFAIAGAAVAVSLDAGRMRIAFVGFLLALAAYTLLRVLLRPQVGSTELRYPWPWLGALGAGAGALGGLFGVGGAVLATPVLTSVFGTSQVIAQGLSLSLAAPSTGVTLVTYALHDQVDWALGVPLAIGGLLSISLGVKLAHALPERLLRLMFSGFLVLSAALLAFEV, encoded by the coding sequence ATGGATTTGCTCGACGCTGCATTCAACATCGTACTGGGCCTGATACTGGGAACCCTGGGCGGGCTGTTCGGCATTGGCGGCGGGCTGATCGCGATTCCGGTACTGGGCGTACTGTTCGGCCTGGATCAGCAGCTGGCACAGGGCACGGCGCTGGTCATGGTGGTACCCAACGTGCTGCTGGCGATCCGGCGCTATCACCAGCGCAACCGCATCAATTTCCATCATGCAGCGGCGCTCGGGATTTCCAGTTTCTGCTTCGCAATTGCCGGTGCGGCAGTGGCGGTTTCCTTGGACGCAGGGCGCATGCGCATCGCTTTCGTCGGATTTCTGCTGGCTCTGGCGGCTTACACTTTGTTGCGTGTTCTTCTTCGGCCGCAGGTGGGCTCCACCGAGCTGCGCTATCCCTGGCCCTGGCTGGGCGCGCTGGGCGCCGGTGCGGGTGCTCTGGGCGGGTTATTCGGAGTGGGCGGCGCGGTGCTGGCCACGCCGGTTCTTACTTCGGTATTCGGCACCTCGCAAGTCATCGCGCAGGGCTTGTCATTGTCGCTGGCCGCACCCAGCACCGGCGTGACGCTGGTGACTTATGCACTTCACGACCAGGTTGACTGGGCACTGGGAGTGCCATTGGCCATCGGCGGGCTGCTCAGTATCAGCCTCGGCGTGAAGTTGGCGCACGCGCTGCCGGAGCGCTTGCTGCGCCTGATGTTCAGCGGCTTTCTGGTTCTGAGCGCGGCATTGTTGGCGTTTGAGGTTTAG
- a CDS encoding YbaB/EbfC family nucleoid-associated protein → MMKGGMAGLMKQAQQMQEKMQKMQEELANAEVTGQSGAGLVSVVMNGRHDVKRVSLDDSLMQEDKDILEDLIAAAVNDAVRKIEANSQEKMAGMTAGMQLPPGFKMPF, encoded by the coding sequence ATGATGAAAGGTGGCATGGCCGGCCTGATGAAGCAGGCGCAGCAGATGCAGGAAAAAATGCAGAAGATGCAGGAAGAGTTGGCGAACGCCGAAGTAACCGGTCAGTCCGGTGCCGGGCTGGTCAGCGTGGTTATGAATGGTCGTCATGACGTCAAGCGTGTCAGCCTGGATGACAGCCTGATGCAGGAAGACAAGGACATTCTCGAAGACCTGATCGCTGCCGCGGTGAACGATGCGGTACGCAAGATCGAGGCGAACAGCCAGGAAAAGATGGCCGGCATGACCGCCGGAATGCAGTTGCCGCCAGGCTTCAAGATGCCGTTCTAA
- a CDS encoding LysR family transcriptional regulator — protein sequence MADDPLSEQFRLFLDILDTGSFSAAGRLHDLTPSTVARRIDALESTLGCQVFSRSTHAIKPTTAGLVFAERARRIVQELQLARAEVTSLQNAPRGRIRIDAPAPFGRRHLAPALAEFLSIYPDVDIQLRLIDSFVDLRGEHLGEVDLVLRIGPLADTRLVATPLAPMVRILCASPEYLARRGAPLDVGELPAHDGLDWDALAPPYAWRFEHHGKVQLLRPRRMRMVANNAEALLSGTLAGLGIAHLPTWLVGDHLLRGDLLPLFCENGLPQPEPSGIYALRLTREADSRSRLLLEFLKNRFGPVPPWDQALLSESGFG from the coding sequence ATGGCCGACGACCCACTTTCAGAACAGTTCAGGCTGTTTCTCGACATCCTCGATACAGGCAGTTTCTCTGCAGCCGGACGCCTGCACGACCTGACACCCTCCACCGTGGCCCGGCGTATCGATGCCTTGGAAAGCACGCTGGGCTGTCAGGTGTTCAGCCGCAGCACCCATGCCATCAAGCCCACCACTGCCGGCCTGGTGTTCGCCGAGCGGGCCAGACGTATCGTGCAGGAACTGCAGCTGGCCCGTGCCGAGGTCACGTCACTGCAAAACGCACCCCGCGGCCGCATCCGCATAGACGCACCGGCCCCCTTTGGCCGCCGGCACCTGGCTCCGGCCCTTGCGGAATTTCTTTCCATCTACCCTGACGTGGACATCCAACTGCGCCTGATCGACAGCTTTGTCGATCTACGTGGCGAACATTTGGGTGAGGTCGATCTGGTGCTGCGCATCGGTCCACTGGCGGATACTCGCCTGGTAGCCACGCCTCTGGCACCAATGGTGCGCATTCTCTGCGCAAGTCCTGAGTATCTGGCCCGACGTGGCGCGCCTCTGGACGTCGGTGAATTGCCGGCGCACGACGGGCTGGACTGGGACGCGCTGGCGCCCCCCTACGCCTGGCGTTTCGAGCACCATGGGAAAGTGCAATTGCTGCGGCCCCGCCGCATGCGGATGGTCGCGAATAATGCCGAAGCCTTGCTCAGCGGCACGCTCGCAGGGTTGGGCATCGCCCATTTGCCAACCTGGCTGGTCGGCGACCATCTGTTACGCGGCGACTTGCTGCCATTGTTCTGCGAAAACGGATTGCCGCAACCCGAACCCAGTGGCATCTATGCCCTGCGGCTGACCCGCGAAGCTGATTCACGCAGTCGTTTGCTGCTGGAGTTTCTGAAAAACCGCTTTGGCCCGGTCCCTCCTTGGGACCAGGCACTACTAAGCGAATCGGGTTTCGGTTGA
- the recR gene encoding recombination mediator RecR, producing MSFSPLIRQLIDALRVLPGVGQKTAQRMALQMLERDRSGGLRLAQALTQAMENVAYCRQCRTLSEEELCAQCADPRRDDSLLCIVQSPVDVFAVEQTGFRGRYFVLKGHLSPLDGLGPEAIGIPELLARVAAGSFSEVILATNPTVEGEATAHYIAQLLIPKGLTLSRIAHGVPLGGELDLVDGGTLAHALAGRKTISL from the coding sequence ATGAGTTTCAGCCCCCTGATCCGTCAACTCATCGATGCGTTGCGTGTTCTCCCCGGTGTCGGGCAGAAGACCGCACAACGCATGGCCCTGCAGATGCTCGAGCGTGATCGCAGTGGTGGTCTGCGCCTGGCCCAGGCACTGACCCAGGCGATGGAAAATGTCGCCTACTGTCGGCAGTGCCGCACCCTCAGCGAGGAAGAGTTGTGCGCACAATGCGCCGACCCGCGGCGCGACGATAGCCTGCTGTGCATCGTGCAGAGCCCAGTCGATGTCTTCGCGGTCGAGCAGACCGGTTTTCGCGGACGCTATTTTGTGCTCAAGGGCCACCTGTCACCCCTCGATGGCCTGGGGCCGGAGGCTATCGGCATTCCCGAGTTGCTGGCGCGCGTTGCGGCGGGCAGTTTCAGTGAAGTGATCCTGGCCACCAACCCGACCGTGGAAGGCGAGGCGACTGCCCATTACATTGCCCAGCTGTTGATTCCCAAAGGTCTGACATTAAGCCGCATCGCCCATGGCGTGCCCCTGGGGGGCGAGCTGGATCTGGTGGACGGCGGCACCCTTGCCCATGCCTTGGCCGGACGCAAGACCATCAGTCTATAG
- the dnaX gene encoding DNA polymerase III subunit gamma/tau yields the protein MSYQVLARKWRPRSFGEMVGQTHVLKALINALDSQRLHHAYLFTGTRGVGKTTIARIIAKCLNCETGVSSTPCGQCSVCREIDEGRFVDLIEVDAASRTKVEDTRELLDNVQYAPSRGRFKVYLIDEVHMLSSHSFNALLKTLEEPPPHVKFLLATTDPQKLPVTILSRCLQFSLKNMPPERVVEHLTHVLSVENVPFEEDALWLLGRAADGSMRDAMSLTDQAIAFGEGKVLAEDVRSMLGTLDHGQVYGVLQALLEGDARALLEAVRHLAEQGPDWGGVLAEILNVLHRVAIAQALPEAVDNGQGDRDRVLALAQALPAEDVQFYYQVGLIGRRDLPLAPDPRSGFEMVLLRMLAFRPAGSENTPRTPLKIEGISPATTDPQAAPVAATKVAAAPVAPAAVAEPASIAAEPEVSPQPVVEAISEPAPIEPAAPAQAPVVEKPADQPASAAVPVDLPWEERPDPPVSEPLAESAPTEVASEPVAVVAPVEDVDDDEPPLSDEDYFEVETQAEAYLHTLDALEPAPAEVEPALAMAPATGLAAEWQSIYLKLGLSGLTGSIASNCTLVSVEDDCWVMHLDPAQSALFNATQQRRLNEALDQYHGRPLKLVIELQKPEQETPAQAAARYRAQRQQAAEQSIQSDPLVQQLMQQFAAVIREGTIEPLEQP from the coding sequence ATGAGTTATCAGGTTCTGGCCCGTAAATGGCGTCCCCGCTCGTTCGGCGAAATGGTCGGGCAGACGCATGTGCTCAAGGCCCTGATCAATGCGCTGGATAGCCAGCGCCTGCATCACGCCTATTTATTTACCGGCACGCGTGGGGTGGGCAAGACCACCATTGCGCGGATTATCGCCAAGTGTCTGAACTGCGAAACCGGCGTCAGCTCCACACCCTGCGGGCAATGTTCGGTGTGCCGCGAGATCGACGAAGGGCGCTTCGTCGACCTGATCGAAGTTGATGCCGCGAGCCGGACCAAGGTCGAAGACACGCGCGAGCTGCTGGATAACGTGCAGTACGCACCCAGCCGGGGTCGCTTCAAGGTCTACCTGATCGACGAAGTGCACATGCTCTCGTCGCATTCCTTCAACGCGCTGCTTAAGACCCTTGAAGAGCCGCCGCCGCACGTCAAATTCCTGCTGGCCACCACTGATCCGCAGAAACTGCCTGTCACCATTCTCTCGCGCTGCCTGCAGTTCTCGCTGAAGAACATGCCGCCGGAGCGGGTGGTCGAGCACCTGACCCATGTGCTGAGTGTGGAAAACGTCCCCTTCGAGGAGGATGCCCTCTGGCTGCTGGGTCGCGCTGCCGACGGCTCGATGCGCGATGCCATGAGCCTGACCGACCAGGCGATCGCCTTCGGCGAAGGCAAGGTGCTGGCCGAAGATGTGCGCAGCATGCTCGGCACGCTGGACCATGGTCAGGTGTATGGCGTGCTGCAGGCGCTATTGGAAGGCGATGCCCGAGCACTGCTGGAGGCGGTTCGTCATCTTGCCGAGCAAGGCCCTGACTGGGGTGGCGTGCTCGCTGAAATACTCAATGTGCTGCACCGGGTAGCCATTGCCCAGGCATTGCCCGAGGCGGTGGACAATGGCCAGGGTGACCGCGACCGGGTGCTGGCCCTGGCCCAGGCGTTGCCCGCCGAGGACGTGCAGTTCTATTACCAGGTGGGTCTGATCGGCCGTCGCGATCTGCCCCTGGCGCCGGACCCGCGTAGCGGTTTCGAGATGGTTCTGCTGCGTATGCTGGCGTTTCGCCCGGCCGGTAGTGAAAACACGCCGCGAACACCCTTAAAGATTGAGGGGATCAGCCCGGCCACGACTGATCCCCAGGCGGCGCCGGTGGCCGCCACGAAGGTTGCGGCTGCGCCTGTAGCACCCGCCGCTGTTGCCGAGCCAGCCAGTATCGCCGCCGAGCCTGAGGTTTCGCCGCAGCCTGTTGTCGAGGCGATCAGTGAGCCTGCTCCTATTGAGCCTGCAGCACCTGCACAGGCGCCCGTCGTCGAGAAGCCTGCGGACCAGCCCGCGTCTGCAGCGGTGCCAGTTGATCTGCCTTGGGAAGAGCGACCGGACCCACCTGTCAGTGAGCCGCTCGCCGAGTCCGCGCCGACTGAAGTCGCTAGCGAGCCGGTCGCCGTAGTGGCTCCGGTCGAGGACGTGGATGACGACGAGCCGCCGTTGAGCGATGAAGATTACTTCGAGGTGGAAACCCAGGCAGAAGCCTATCTGCATACGCTCGATGCGCTGGAGCCCGCTCCGGCAGAAGTCGAGCCGGCACTTGCCATGGCGCCGGCCACGGGGCTGGCAGCCGAGTGGCAGAGCATTTACTTAAAGCTTGGCCTGTCCGGACTGACCGGAAGCATCGCATCCAACTGCACGCTGGTTTCGGTTGAAGATGACTGCTGGGTAATGCACCTGGACCCGGCGCAGAGTGCGCTGTTTAACGCCACCCAGCAGCGACGGCTGAACGAGGCGCTCGATCAGTATCACGGTCGTCCCCTGAAGCTGGTGATCGAGCTGCAGAAACCCGAGCAGGAAACCCCGGCTCAGGCGGCTGCTCGGTATCGTGCGCAACGTCAGCAGGCAGCCGAACAATCGATCCAGTCCGATCCGCTGGTTCAGCAATTGATGCAGCAATTCGCGGCAGTGATCCGAGAAGGCACCATCGAACCCCTGGAACAACCCTGA
- a CDS encoding ribonuclease E inhibitor RraB, with product MSTTFHEDVSSNVLLRMKEGGFDFARVHPIDFYAVFPEREQARAAASNFRGECVNTQIFPRADGAWNLQVSKVMYATFDGIGDFEQDLENLVEPLGGVTDGWGVTQEVSNCSA from the coding sequence ATGAGTACCACCTTCCATGAGGATGTCAGCAGCAACGTGCTCCTAAGAATGAAAGAGGGCGGTTTCGATTTCGCCCGTGTTCATCCGATCGATTTCTATGCAGTGTTTCCCGAGCGTGAGCAAGCTCGCGCAGCCGCCAGTAATTTCCGTGGCGAATGCGTCAATACGCAGATATTTCCCCGCGCCGACGGTGCCTGGAACCTTCAGGTGAGCAAGGTCATGTATGCCACCTTCGATGGCATCGGTGACTTTGAGCAGGATCTGGAGAATCTTGTCGAGCCTTTGGGCGGTGTGACTGACGGCTGGGGCGTGACCCAGGAAGTGTCCAACTGCAGTGCCTGA